A genome region from Streptomyces sp. S4.7 includes the following:
- a CDS encoding sulfatase, whose protein sequence is MPSTDRSRRPKRAILVFFDTLNRRFLPPYGNDWVHAPNFRRLAERSATFDNCYAGSMPCVPARREMQTGRYNFLHRSWGPLEPFDDSMPQLLGEHGIHSHLATDHQHYFEDGGATYHTRYSTWEFFRGQEGDPWKGRLAAPDIPEAVRLQRNELWRQDWVNRGYFEREEDHPQTRTFEAGLDFIETNHTQDDWFLQIETFDPHEPFFTYEQYKNLYPHPYDGPHLDWPEYKRTTERPQAVEHVRYEYAALLSMCDRSLGRVLDAMDTHRMWDDTMLIVGTDHGFLLGEHGWWGKNVQPWYDENIHTPLFIWDPRTGVRDEHRDSLVQTIDLAPTLLEYFGVERPADMQGAPLRETTASDAPVREAALFGSFGGHINVTDGRYVYMRACVSEDNAPLYEYTLMPTHMRARFAPAELRDAELAAPFTFTKDCPVLRVPAHGQRNAHHHGSLLFDLEADPRQEHPLLDDELELRMAGLMVQLMRSNDAPAEQFRRMGLPAEGEAGREHLLVRRQRESAERAAAALPAEDELPQGRIDLHSPLSAILAEPAATAAIEGAVPGLLSNPRVATLGHVTLRELAALAPAVLDGPRLRALAEALAAVP, encoded by the coding sequence ATGCCCAGCACTGACCGGAGCCGGCGCCCGAAGCGGGCGATCCTGGTCTTCTTCGACACCCTGAACCGGCGCTTCCTGCCCCCGTACGGCAACGACTGGGTGCACGCCCCGAACTTCCGCCGCCTCGCGGAGCGCAGCGCGACCTTCGACAACTGCTATGCCGGATCCATGCCCTGCGTCCCGGCCCGCCGGGAGATGCAGACCGGCCGCTACAACTTCCTGCACCGCAGCTGGGGCCCGCTGGAGCCCTTCGACGACTCGATGCCGCAACTGCTCGGGGAGCACGGCATCCACTCCCACCTGGCCACCGACCACCAGCACTACTTCGAGGACGGCGGCGCGACCTATCACACCCGCTACAGCACCTGGGAGTTCTTCCGCGGCCAGGAGGGCGACCCCTGGAAGGGCCGGCTCGCCGCGCCGGACATCCCCGAGGCGGTCAGGCTGCAACGCAATGAGCTGTGGCGACAGGACTGGGTCAACCGCGGGTATTTCGAGCGTGAGGAGGACCACCCGCAGACGCGCACCTTCGAGGCCGGCCTGGACTTCATCGAGACCAACCACACCCAGGACGACTGGTTCCTGCAGATCGAGACCTTCGACCCGCACGAGCCCTTCTTCACCTACGAGCAGTACAAGAACCTTTACCCGCACCCCTACGACGGTCCGCACCTCGACTGGCCCGAATACAAGCGCACCACCGAACGCCCGCAGGCCGTGGAGCACGTGCGCTACGAATACGCCGCACTGCTGAGCATGTGCGACCGCTCGCTGGGCCGGGTGCTGGACGCCATGGACACCCATCGGATGTGGGACGACACCATGCTCATCGTCGGCACCGACCACGGCTTCCTGCTCGGCGAGCACGGCTGGTGGGGCAAGAACGTCCAGCCCTGGTACGACGAGAACATCCACACCCCGCTGTTCATCTGGGACCCCCGCACCGGCGTCCGCGACGAACACCGCGACAGCCTCGTGCAGACCATCGACCTCGCCCCGACCCTGCTGGAGTACTTCGGCGTCGAACGCCCGGCAGACATGCAAGGCGCACCCCTGCGCGAAACGACCGCAAGCGACGCCCCGGTGCGCGAGGCCGCCCTCTTCGGCTCCTTCGGCGGCCACATCAACGTCACCGACGGCCGCTACGTCTATATGCGCGCCTGCGTCAGCGAGGACAACGCTCCTCTCTACGAATACACTCTGATGCCCACCCATATGCGCGCCCGCTTCGCACCCGCCGAGCTGCGCGATGCCGAGCTCGCCGCGCCCTTCACCTTCACCAAGGACTGCCCCGTCCTGCGAGTGCCCGCCCACGGCCAGCGCAACGCCCACCACCACGGCTCGCTGCTCTTCGACCTCGAAGCCGATCCCCGGCAGGAACACCCGCTCCTCGATGACGAACTGGAACTGCGGATGGCGGGCCTGATGGTCCAGCTCATGCGCTCCAACGACGCGCCCGCCGAACAGTTCCGGCGCATGGGACTCCCGGCGGAGGGCGAGGCGGGCCGCGAGCACCTGCTCGTGCGCCGGCAACGCGAATCGGCCGAACGGGCCGCCGCAGCCCTCCCCGCCGAGGACGAGCTCCCCCAGGGCCGTATCGACCTGCACAGCCCCCTGTCGGCGATCCTCGCGGAACCGGCGGCGACCGCTGCCATCGAGGGAGCGGTCCCGGGGCTGCTCAGCAATCCGCGAGTGGCCACGCTCGGCCACGTCACCCTGCGGGAACTGGCCGCTCTCGCCCCGGCGGTACTGGACGGCCCTCGGCTGCGCGCACTCGCCGAAGCGCTCGCCGCAGTGCCGTAG
- a CDS encoding helix-turn-helix domain-containing protein — protein MPGRSLLAATASSGVISAAFLTVKDAADYLGLSPHTLYVWRHRRQGPPSFRMGPRGRVMYRLEALDAWVREQEQADSRSNPALNPLNTPPQERSSRFLGDWKPKRRGALLPSPSPRSSTWPAT, from the coding sequence ATGCCTGGACGATCTTTGCTGGCCGCTACCGCTTCCTCAGGCGTCATATCCGCCGCCTTCCTGACCGTGAAGGACGCCGCCGACTATCTCGGCCTCTCACCCCACACGCTCTACGTCTGGCGCCACCGTCGCCAGGGGCCCCCGAGCTTCCGTATGGGACCCCGAGGTCGCGTCATGTACCGGCTCGAAGCGCTCGACGCCTGGGTCCGCGAACAGGAACAGGCCGACTCCCGCTCCAACCCGGCCCTCAACCCGCTCAACACTCCTCCGCAGGAGCGGTCGAGCCGCTTCCTCGGCGACTGGAAACCCAAGCGCCGTGGAGCGTTGCTTCCATCCCCATCACCAAGGAGTTCCACCTGGCCGGCCACATAG
- a CDS encoding tyrosine-type recombinase/integrase, whose product MYGKCTRYRVKGIPGVKDRSFDALQDAKTWLAQAQTDARRGEFVDPRDGAISLKDYIATHWWPTQSGDPSTIERIEQRVRRHIVPHLGAQPLNASGTEVLRHWKKRPEKARSDLDPSRLGNALQHPPGRRRGPSPRTQSMSVQHVGPPAATPGRVEAWPPEGVLAVRAALPDRYQLLLVIGAGLGLRQGEALGLALEDIDFAKEVVHVRRQVKMVRARLCFALPKGRKVRDVPLPSSVARAIQQHTEQFAPIPVTLPWDDPTPAETPVEAKHRRPRAYYSLLVTGRERKAINRNYLNSCVWKPALAEAGVIAPLEEGNTNGARVREPSREHGFHAPRHFYASEELEAGESVVSLACWLGHSDPGFTLRKYSHFLPRAAHTGAPPSTRFSRSRSRSRSRSRSRGRSAGPVERGS is encoded by the coding sequence ATGTACGGCAAATGCACCCGCTACCGCGTCAAGGGCATCCCCGGCGTCAAGGACCGATCCTTCGACGCCCTCCAGGACGCCAAGACCTGGCTTGCGCAGGCTCAGACCGACGCTCGCCGAGGCGAGTTCGTCGATCCGCGAGATGGAGCCATCTCCCTCAAGGACTACATCGCCACCCACTGGTGGCCCACCCAGAGCGGTGACCCGTCCACGATCGAACGGATCGAGCAGAGGGTACGCCGGCACATCGTTCCCCACCTGGGCGCTCAGCCGCTCAACGCCAGTGGCACAGAAGTCCTGCGCCACTGGAAGAAGCGGCCGGAGAAGGCTCGGTCCGACCTCGATCCGTCTCGTCTGGGCAACGCTCTCCAGCATCCTCCAGGCCGCCGCCGGGGACCGTCGCCTCGGACGCAATCCATGTCGGTCCAGCACGTTGGCCCTCCGGCCGCCACACCCGGCAGGGTCGAGGCGTGGCCACCCGAAGGGGTGCTGGCGGTAAGGGCGGCCCTGCCCGATCGCTACCAGCTCCTCCTTGTGATCGGAGCGGGCCTTGGGCTCCGGCAGGGGGAGGCGCTCGGGCTTGCCCTGGAGGACATCGACTTCGCCAAGGAAGTCGTCCACGTCCGGCGGCAGGTCAAGATGGTGCGGGCGAGGCTGTGTTTCGCCCTTCCCAAGGGCCGCAAGGTACGGGACGTGCCGCTGCCATCCAGCGTGGCTCGGGCCATCCAGCAGCACACGGAGCAGTTCGCGCCGATCCCGGTCACGCTGCCTTGGGACGACCCGACTCCCGCCGAGACGCCGGTGGAAGCCAAACACCGGCGGCCGAGGGCCTATTACAGCCTCTTGGTGACAGGACGCGAACGGAAGGCCATCAACCGGAACTACCTCAACTCCTGCGTGTGGAAGCCCGCTCTAGCTGAGGCTGGCGTGATCGCTCCTCTGGAGGAGGGCAACACAAACGGCGCTCGCGTGCGGGAGCCATCCCGGGAGCACGGCTTCCACGCCCCGCGCCACTTCTACGCCTCCGAGGAACTGGAGGCTGGCGAATCGGTCGTCTCCCTGGCCTGCTGGCTGGGGCACTCCGACCCCGGGTTCACGCTGCGGAAGTACTCCCACTTCCTGCCCCGCGCGGCGCACACGGGCGCGCCGCCCTCGACGCGATTCTCGCGTAGCCGTAGCCGTAGCCGTAGCCGTAGCCGTAGCCGTGGCCGGTCGGCAGGACCTGTGGAGCGTGGCTCGTAG
- a CDS encoding tyrosine-type recombinase/integrase: MPYDRWHKSRPKAGESACREHGKVPTADHGVGKRWQARWRNREGVQQTELFRTEAEARRHETKMRSGVDDGSYINPRAGEVRVGELALTWLKGHEHKNPRTYRRHKERILLHVVPTAVGKMRVKDVNASSLLDWLHDRRRLLESSTLRLVFDNLRAVFDLAVDDSLIHKNPCLAKSVQDAKPKRGGGGRAELTLTWEDTEKIRAELPDRYKALVDCGRGLGLRQGEIFGLSPEDIDWAHPDGAMVHVQRQVVHDGSFLVYALPKGGDDEDPKDRWVELTDDVAIPLREHMQKYPPVEVTRPWGSKGGDPVTVRLIFYTREKTAIQSNWFNSYRWKPALASAGLIKPLESDAKGRRWEKSRDVMMHALRHLYASMMISGGVDVYTLADRLGHADPAFTLRKYVHRVVGAGSKVRIAVRSAYTRAA; encoded by the coding sequence ATGCCGTACGACCGCTGGCACAAGTCGCGTCCGAAAGCCGGAGAGTCGGCCTGCCGGGAGCACGGCAAGGTTCCGACAGCCGATCACGGAGTCGGCAAGCGGTGGCAGGCCCGTTGGCGCAATCGGGAAGGTGTCCAACAGACAGAGCTGTTCCGCACCGAGGCCGAAGCCCGCAGGCACGAGACCAAGATGCGGTCCGGGGTGGACGACGGTTCATATATCAACCCTCGCGCCGGAGAGGTCAGGGTCGGTGAGCTCGCCCTTACGTGGCTCAAGGGGCACGAACACAAGAATCCACGAACTTACCGACGCCACAAGGAGCGGATTCTCCTGCACGTCGTTCCTACCGCAGTGGGGAAGATGCGCGTAAAGGACGTGAACGCCTCATCTTTGCTGGACTGGCTGCACGACCGTCGCAGGCTGCTCGAAAGTTCCACACTGCGCCTGGTCTTCGACAACCTTCGGGCTGTCTTTGACCTGGCCGTGGACGACAGCCTGATACACAAAAATCCGTGCCTCGCCAAATCGGTGCAGGACGCCAAGCCGAAGCGAGGAGGCGGCGGCCGGGCAGAGCTGACCCTGACATGGGAGGACACCGAGAAGATCCGTGCCGAACTTCCCGACCGCTACAAAGCGCTCGTCGACTGTGGTCGTGGCCTGGGTCTTCGGCAAGGAGAAATATTCGGCCTGTCACCAGAAGATATCGACTGGGCACATCCGGACGGCGCTATGGTCCACGTGCAACGGCAGGTAGTCCACGACGGCTCGTTCCTCGTATACGCCCTCCCCAAGGGCGGAGACGACGAGGACCCGAAGGACCGGTGGGTTGAGCTGACCGACGACGTGGCCATCCCCCTGCGCGAGCACATGCAGAAGTACCCGCCGGTCGAGGTGACCCGACCGTGGGGCAGCAAAGGCGGCGACCCGGTCACGGTGCGGCTGATCTTTTACACCCGGGAGAAGACCGCCATTCAGTCGAATTGGTTCAACTCCTACCGCTGGAAGCCCGCCCTAGCGTCGGCCGGCCTCATCAAGCCCCTTGAATCCGACGCGAAGGGACGACGTTGGGAGAAGTCCCGCGACGTGATGATGCACGCGCTCCGACACCTGTACGCGTCGATGATGATCAGCGGCGGTGTAGACGTGTACACGCTCGCGGACCGACTCGGACACGCCGATCCCGCGTTCACCCTGCGTAAATACGTGCACCGGGTCGTGGGAGCCGGTTCCAAGGTCCGCATCGCGGTCCGGAGCGCCTACACCCGGGCCGCGTGA